One part of the Burkholderia latens genome encodes these proteins:
- a CDS encoding FRG domain-containing protein yields the protein MGRERGTPKESIGSIADYIGAIGAANGATAARLFRGQCNAGWPLVPSIARQCASPDVEARMLDEFVRRALPHLDPAPNLDACDWLALAQQHGMRTRLLDWSGNALAALWFAVRSANGTGGDGAVWCLSHDADDIATAAERRAPLRITRTKVFRPRHVMPRITAQDGWFTIHRYDGARGFAPLDEDPDLAGRLTRIVVPGERFGAIRRELAGVGVSIGTIFPDLDGIAQLTDIRFFPDDEDTHAPQ from the coding sequence ATGGGACGTGAACGCGGCACACCGAAAGAGTCGATCGGCAGCATTGCCGACTACATCGGTGCGATCGGCGCGGCGAACGGCGCGACGGCGGCGCGGCTGTTCCGCGGGCAATGCAACGCGGGCTGGCCGCTCGTGCCGAGCATCGCGCGGCAATGCGCATCGCCCGACGTCGAAGCGAGAATGCTCGACGAATTCGTGCGGCGCGCGCTGCCGCATCTCGATCCTGCGCCGAACCTCGACGCGTGCGACTGGCTCGCGCTCGCGCAGCAGCACGGGATGCGCACACGGCTGCTCGACTGGTCGGGCAATGCGCTCGCCGCACTGTGGTTCGCGGTCAGGAGCGCGAACGGCACCGGCGGCGACGGTGCGGTGTGGTGCCTGTCGCACGATGCCGACGACATCGCGACGGCCGCCGAGCGGCGCGCGCCGCTTCGGATCACGCGCACCAAGGTGTTTCGCCCGCGCCATGTGATGCCGAGAATCACCGCGCAGGACGGCTGGTTCACGATTCATCGCTACGACGGCGCGCGTGGATTCGCGCCGCTCGACGAGGATCCGGATCTCGCCGGCCGCCTGACGCGCATCGTGGTGCCGGGCGAGCGCTTTGGCGCGATCCGGCGCGAACTGGCTGGCGTCGGCGTGAGCATCGGCACGATCTTTCCCGATCTCGACGGCATTGCGCAACTAACGGACATCCGCTTTTTCCCCGACGACGAAGACACGCACGCGCCGCAGTGA
- a CDS encoding DUF305 domain-containing protein, with protein MRVLTRRPVHAARYCAACALLAAAVVASPARAQLRPPDQAAVSESSTHAYKRADRKMMDAMEGAPYTGDADRDFVAHMAPHHQGAIDMAQVELKYGKDPTLRKLATRIIAAQRDEIALMERWQKEHGATP; from the coding sequence ATGCGTGTTCTCACCCGTCGCCCCGTGCATGCGGCCCGGTATTGCGCCGCGTGCGCACTGCTGGCCGCCGCCGTCGTCGCATCGCCGGCCCGGGCGCAACTGCGCCCGCCCGATCAAGCGGCCGTTTCCGAATCGTCGACGCACGCGTACAAGCGCGCCGATCGCAAGATGATGGACGCGATGGAGGGCGCGCCCTACACCGGCGACGCCGACCGCGATTTCGTCGCGCACATGGCGCCGCATCATCAGGGTGCGATCGACATGGCGCAGGTCGAGCTGAAATACGGCAAGGATCCGACGCTGCGCAAGCTTGCGACCCGCATCATCGCCGCGCAACGCGACGAGATCGCGCTGATGGAGCGCTGGCAGAAGGAACACGGCGCGACGCCCTGA
- a CDS encoding GMC family oxidoreductase has protein sequence MDADSLYAGKPRGCDGRAPDPLRVGGWSPMRMFRDDEPVDFVIVGTGAGGGTLACRLAEHGFSVVALDAGAWWRPLEEFASDESHQRKLFWTDERICDGANPLTLGTNNSGRAIGGSTVHFAMVSLRFRPEWFRSRTLLGYGVDWPLDWREMWRYYREVEQALKISGPVNYPWGPPRPRYPYRAHELNAAALVLARGADALGIGWTPTPLATLSAPRGRAHPCVYRGFCIAGCATNAKQSALVTWIPRAVAAGAEVRDLAMALRIEADGDRVTGVHYRRDGRTQFQRARNVVVAGYAIETPRLLLVSANGRHPHGLANSSGLVGRYLMAQLNQASWGTMDDEVRWYKGPPSLSLTEHWNYADDGKDFFGGYCWMSQGPLPIEWARKVAARGLWGDALKREMARYNFQAGLKIVGETLPRVDNRVTLADERDAFGLPVARVTYSYDDNDRRMIRHAFAQMDRSLEAAGARDIWHEEDDTCHLAGTVRMGDDPATSVVDADCRSWDIPNLWVCDGSVFPTVGGVNPSLTIQAIACRTADRIRALVARGDAHARARWR, from the coding sequence ATGGACGCTGATTCGCTGTACGCCGGCAAGCCGCGCGGTTGCGACGGCCGCGCGCCCGATCCGTTGCGCGTGGGCGGCTGGTCGCCGATGCGAATGTTCCGCGACGACGAGCCTGTCGACTTCGTGATCGTCGGCACCGGCGCGGGCGGCGGCACGCTCGCGTGCCGGCTTGCCGAGCATGGTTTTTCCGTCGTCGCGCTCGATGCGGGCGCGTGGTGGCGGCCTCTGGAGGAATTCGCCTCCGACGAATCGCACCAGCGCAAGCTGTTCTGGACCGACGAGCGGATCTGCGACGGCGCGAACCCGCTGACGCTCGGCACCAACAACAGCGGCCGCGCGATCGGCGGCAGCACCGTGCACTTCGCGATGGTGTCGCTGCGCTTTCGGCCCGAATGGTTCCGCTCGCGCACGCTGCTCGGCTATGGCGTCGACTGGCCGCTCGACTGGCGAGAGATGTGGCGCTACTACCGCGAAGTCGAGCAGGCGCTGAAGATCAGCGGGCCGGTGAACTATCCGTGGGGACCGCCGCGCCCGCGCTACCCGTACCGCGCCCATGAACTGAACGCGGCCGCGCTCGTGCTCGCGCGCGGCGCCGACGCGCTCGGCATCGGCTGGACGCCGACGCCGCTCGCAACGCTGTCCGCGCCGCGCGGCCGTGCGCATCCGTGCGTGTATCGCGGTTTCTGCATCGCCGGCTGCGCGACGAACGCGAAGCAGAGTGCGCTCGTCACGTGGATCCCGCGCGCGGTCGCAGCAGGCGCCGAAGTGCGGGATCTCGCGATGGCGCTGCGGATCGAAGCCGACGGCGATCGCGTGACCGGCGTCCACTACCGGCGCGACGGCCGCACGCAGTTCCAGCGCGCGCGCAACGTCGTCGTCGCCGGCTACGCGATCGAGACGCCGCGGTTGCTGCTCGTATCCGCGAACGGGCGTCATCCGCACGGGCTCGCAAACAGCTCGGGCCTCGTCGGCCGCTATCTGATGGCGCAGCTGAACCAGGCATCGTGGGGCACCATGGACGACGAGGTGCGCTGGTACAAGGGGCCGCCGTCACTGTCGCTCACCGAGCACTGGAACTACGCCGACGACGGCAAGGACTTCTTCGGCGGCTACTGCTGGATGAGCCAGGGCCCGCTACCGATCGAATGGGCGCGCAAGGTTGCCGCGCGCGGGCTGTGGGGCGACGCGCTGAAGCGCGAGATGGCGCGCTACAACTTCCAGGCGGGGCTGAAGATCGTCGGCGAGACGCTGCCGCGCGTGGACAACCGCGTAACGCTGGCGGACGAGCGCGACGCGTTCGGGCTGCCGGTCGCGCGCGTCACCTATTCGTACGACGACAACGATCGCCGGATGATCCGTCATGCGTTCGCGCAGATGGACCGGTCGCTCGAAGCCGCCGGGGCGCGCGACATCTGGCACGAGGAAGACGACACGTGCCACCTCGCGGGCACGGTGCGGATGGGCGACGATCCGGCGACGAGCGTCGTCGATGCCGACTGCCGCAGCTGGGACATTCCGAACCTGTGGGTCTGCGACGGCTCGGTGTTTCCGACGGTCGGCGGCGTCAACCCGTCGCTGACGATCCAGGCGATCGCGTGCCGCACGGCCGATCGCATCCGCGCGCTCGTCGCGCGCGGCGACGCGCATGCGCGCGCACGGTGGCGGTAG
- a CDS encoding gluconate 2-dehydrogenase subunit 3 family protein — protein sequence MKRVSDDAVALPRYSGYDVLAKRDTPSWNDATRRAIDARLRVAATAPRHFDAEQYATLGALCDRIVPQREGGSGTVPTAALIDARLATDEGDGFRDARLPPLRVAWHTGLAALDTMARHAYGLPFASLAASDADALLRAVQHGQVDREVEAAWAGMDPRMFFSKRVLMDICGAYYSHPFAWNEIGFGGPASPRGYVRMDFNRRDPWEARMDGEGDRDGR from the coding sequence ATGAAGCGAGTCAGCGACGACGCGGTCGCGCTGCCGCGCTATTCCGGCTACGACGTGCTCGCGAAGCGCGACACGCCATCGTGGAACGACGCGACCCGTCGTGCGATCGACGCGCGGCTGCGGGTCGCCGCGACCGCGCCGCGCCATTTCGATGCCGAGCAGTACGCGACGCTCGGCGCGCTGTGCGACCGCATCGTCCCGCAGCGGGAGGGCGGCTCCGGTACGGTGCCCACCGCCGCACTGATCGACGCCCGGCTCGCGACCGACGAAGGCGACGGCTTTCGCGACGCGCGTCTGCCGCCGTTGCGTGTCGCGTGGCACACGGGCCTCGCCGCGCTCGACACGATGGCGCGCCACGCGTACGGCCTGCCGTTCGCGTCACTCGCCGCGAGCGACGCCGATGCATTGCTGCGCGCGGTCCAGCACGGGCAAGTCGACCGCGAGGTCGAAGCCGCATGGGCCGGCATGGACCCGCGGATGTTCTTCTCGAAACGCGTGCTGATGGACATTTGCGGCGCGTACTACAGCCACCCGTTCGCATGGAACGAGATCGGCTTCGGCGGCCCGGCGAGCCCGCGCGGCTACGTGCGGATGGATTTCAACCGGCGCGATCCGTGGGAAGCGAGGATGGACGGGGAGGGCGATCGCGATGGACGCTGA
- a CDS encoding enolase C-terminal domain-like protein, protein MALSAAPAIDDVRARAYRVPTDRPEADGTYAWHATTIVVVGIDAGPVTGLGYTYTDASAASLVTSMLADVLRNRPLADIPAAVDAMWRAARNIGRAGIAATAISALDTALWDAKAKLAGVPLALLLGRMRERVPVYGSGGFTTYDDATLAAQFDGWRGEGVRACKMKIGLHDACDPSRVRVARDALGPDVELFVDANGAYAPRTALAFAESVADCAIRWFEEPVSSDDVEGLRFVREHVGARVDVAAGEYAYTPDDFRRLLERGAVDVLQADATRCGGISGFLAAAALADAHHVDVSAHCAPALHRHVGCVAPRMRHIEWFHDHVRIERMMFDGAPVIVDGALEIDAARPGLGLELRTADVAEFAM, encoded by the coding sequence ATGGCACTTTCCGCCGCGCCGGCGATCGACGACGTGCGCGCCCGCGCGTACCGCGTGCCGACCGACCGGCCCGAAGCCGATGGCACTTACGCATGGCACGCGACGACGATCGTCGTCGTCGGCATCGACGCGGGGCCGGTGACCGGCCTCGGCTATACGTACACCGACGCGAGCGCCGCGTCGCTCGTCACGTCCATGCTGGCGGACGTGCTGCGCAACCGGCCGCTCGCGGACATCCCGGCCGCCGTCGATGCGATGTGGCGCGCGGCGCGCAATATCGGGCGCGCCGGCATCGCGGCGACCGCGATCTCCGCACTCGACACCGCGCTGTGGGACGCGAAGGCCAAGCTCGCCGGCGTGCCGCTCGCGCTGCTGCTCGGCCGGATGCGCGAGCGCGTGCCGGTGTACGGCAGCGGCGGCTTCACGACCTACGACGATGCAACGCTCGCCGCGCAGTTCGACGGCTGGCGCGGCGAAGGCGTCCGTGCATGCAAGATGAAGATCGGCTTACACGATGCGTGCGATCCGTCGCGCGTGCGCGTCGCGCGCGACGCGCTCGGCCCCGACGTCGAGCTGTTCGTCGATGCAAACGGTGCGTATGCGCCGCGCACCGCGCTCGCGTTCGCGGAGTCGGTCGCCGATTGCGCGATTCGCTGGTTCGAAGAGCCGGTCAGCAGCGACGACGTCGAAGGGTTGCGGTTCGTGCGCGAACACGTTGGCGCGCGGGTGGACGTCGCCGCCGGCGAATACGCGTACACGCCCGACGATTTTCGGCGCCTGCTCGAACGCGGCGCGGTTGACGTGCTGCAGGCCGACGCGACGCGCTGCGGCGGCATCAGCGGGTTTCTCGCGGCGGCCGCGCTCGCCGATGCGCATCACGTCGACGTGTCCGCGCATTGCGCACCCGCGCTGCACCGGCACGTCGGTTGCGTCGCGCCGCGCATGCGCCACATCGAATGGTTCCACGATCACGTGCGGATCGAACGAATGATGTTCGACGGCGCACCGGTGATCGTCGACGGCGCGCTCGAGATCGACGCGGCGCGCCCTGGCCTCGGCCTCGAACTGCGCACCGCCGACGTCGCCGAGTTCGCAATGTGA
- a CDS encoding thiamine pyrophosphate-requiring protein, with protein MATVADFIVERLYDWGVRRIYGYPGDGINGFFGALNRAEGKIEFIQARHEEMAAFMASAHAKFTGELGVCVATSGPGAAHLVTGLYDARLDHMPVLAIVGQQARAALGGHYQQEVDLPALFKDVAGAFVQLAVVPAQVRHLVDRAVRTALGARTVTALVLPNDLQELDYAPPKRAHGTVHSGIGYTAPKVVPYAEDLQRAADVLNAGKKVAMLVGAGALHATDEVIAVADRLGAGAAKALLGKAALPDDLPWVTGSIGLLGTKPSYELMTECDTLLVVGSGFPYSEFLPKEGQARGVQIDLKADMLSLRYPMEVNLVGDSAETLRALLPLLNEHKDAAWRDQIAKWNTDWHDTLAARAAAKASAGRGVNPQRAFTELSPRLPDDVILTSDSGSCANWYARDLMMRRGMMGSLSGGLASMGAAVPYAIAAKFAYPVRPVIAMVGDGAMQMNNMAELITVAKYWRQWPDPRWICMVLNNEDLNQVTWEQRVMEGDPKFGASQQIPNVPYYRFATLLGLKGIYVDDPEQLGAAWDEALASDRPVVLEVKSDPEVPPLPPHVTLQQAKHFAETLLKGDAREANVIVETARQVLSAVLPGNGGKQES; from the coding sequence ATGGCAACAGTGGCGGATTTCATCGTCGAACGGCTGTACGACTGGGGCGTGCGCCGCATCTACGGCTACCCGGGCGACGGCATCAACGGCTTTTTCGGCGCACTCAATCGCGCCGAGGGCAAGATCGAGTTCATCCAGGCGCGACACGAGGAGATGGCAGCCTTCATGGCGTCCGCGCATGCAAAATTTACAGGCGAGCTCGGCGTGTGCGTCGCGACGTCGGGCCCGGGCGCCGCGCACCTCGTGACGGGCCTTTACGACGCGCGGCTCGACCACATGCCGGTGCTCGCGATCGTCGGCCAGCAGGCGCGCGCGGCGCTCGGCGGCCACTATCAGCAGGAAGTCGATCTGCCGGCGCTGTTCAAGGACGTTGCGGGCGCATTCGTCCAGCTCGCGGTGGTGCCAGCCCAGGTGCGCCATCTGGTCGATCGCGCGGTGCGCACCGCGCTCGGCGCGCGCACGGTCACCGCGCTGGTGCTGCCGAACGACCTGCAGGAGCTCGACTACGCGCCGCCGAAGCGCGCGCACGGCACCGTCCATTCCGGCATCGGCTACACGGCGCCGAAAGTCGTGCCGTACGCGGAAGATCTGCAACGCGCGGCCGACGTGCTGAATGCCGGCAAGAAGGTCGCGATGCTGGTCGGCGCGGGCGCGCTGCACGCGACGGACGAAGTGATCGCAGTGGCCGACCGGCTTGGCGCGGGCGCCGCGAAGGCGCTGCTCGGCAAGGCTGCGTTGCCGGACGACCTGCCGTGGGTAACCGGCTCGATCGGGCTGCTCGGCACCAAGCCGAGCTACGAACTGATGACCGAGTGCGACACGCTGCTCGTGGTCGGCTCCGGCTTCCCGTATTCCGAATTCCTGCCGAAGGAAGGCCAGGCGCGCGGCGTGCAGATCGACCTGAAGGCGGACATGCTGAGCCTGCGCTATCCGATGGAGGTGAACCTCGTCGGCGATAGCGCCGAGACGCTGCGCGCGCTGCTGCCGCTGCTGAACGAGCACAAGGACGCCGCATGGCGCGACCAGATCGCAAAATGGAACACCGACTGGCATGACACGTTGGCCGCGCGTGCGGCCGCAAAGGCCAGCGCGGGGCGCGGCGTGAATCCGCAGCGTGCGTTCACCGAGCTGTCGCCGCGCCTGCCCGACGACGTGATCCTGACGAGCGATTCGGGATCCTGCGCAAACTGGTACGCGCGCGACCTGATGATGCGGCGCGGGATGATGGGTTCGCTGTCCGGCGGCCTCGCGTCGATGGGTGCGGCGGTGCCGTACGCGATCGCCGCGAAGTTCGCGTATCCGGTGCGCCCGGTGATCGCGATGGTCGGCGACGGCGCGATGCAGATGAACAACATGGCCGAGCTGATCACGGTCGCGAAGTACTGGCGGCAATGGCCCGATCCGCGGTGGATCTGCATGGTGCTGAACAACGAGGATCTGAACCAGGTCACGTGGGAGCAGCGCGTGATGGAGGGCGATCCGAAGTTCGGCGCGTCGCAGCAGATTCCGAACGTGCCGTACTACCGCTTCGCGACGCTGCTGGGGCTGAAGGGTATCTACGTGGACGATCCGGAGCAGCTCGGCGCCGCATGGGACGAGGCGCTCGCGTCGGACCGCCCGGTCGTGCTCGAGGTGAAGAGCGATCCGGAGGTGCCGCCGCTGCCGCCGCACGTGACGCTGCAGCAGGCGAAGCATTTCGCCGAAACGCTGCTGAAGGGCGATGCGCGCGAAGCGAACGTGATCGTCGAGACCGCGCGACAGGTGCTGTCGGCCGTGCTGCCGGGCAACGGCGGCAAGCAGGAGTCGTAG
- a CDS encoding glycoside hydrolase family 15 protein encodes MRIEDHALIGDGRSAALVALDGSIDWLCWPDFDSPPCFAALVGTPDNGCFRIAPHEPAARATRRYLPGTAVLETRFETASGCIVVTDWMSWNAPDPCLIRSVSGERGTVDIDVDLGVRFDYGSALPWCRRLGRRWRMMTGGDAMWLDTDAKLDVRSDRLVGTHQVAAGARVDFCISYARSFDQPPAVPDPHASLRDTHAFWRVWSDCNAARGPYRDAIERALITVRLLSSVRTGGIVAAPTSSLPERFGGERNWDYRFCWLRDASFTLRALVRCGYRDEAAKWRDWLVRAIADHPSQLQVLYAADGGRRAAEWRAEHLAGYEGARPVRFGNAAANQLQLDVYGEVLGALYQARRHGLPPDDDAWMLERRLLEHLATIWREPDEGIWEVRSGRHRFTSSKVMVWTAVESAYRSAQTFGHHAPLDVWRRWADAVRADVLARGYHAKLGRFVDRYDGDGLDVSLLLIPLTGMLDASDPRVVATVAAIERELMEDGLPFRYRPQHFADGCEGDEGAFVAAGFWLTQVYRMQGRDDDAHAQFERLLRLRNDVGLLAEEYDLHARRMCGNFPFTLAHVGLVNAALALQGDGRDDVDIG; translated from the coding sequence ATGCGCATCGAGGACCACGCGCTGATCGGCGACGGCCGCAGCGCCGCGCTTGTCGCGCTCGACGGCAGCATCGACTGGCTGTGCTGGCCGGACTTCGATTCGCCGCCATGCTTCGCCGCGCTTGTCGGCACGCCGGACAACGGTTGTTTTCGCATCGCGCCGCACGAGCCGGCCGCGCGGGCGACGCGCCGCTATCTGCCCGGCACCGCGGTGCTCGAAACGCGCTTCGAAACCGCGTCCGGGTGCATCGTGGTCACTGACTGGATGAGCTGGAACGCGCCCGATCCGTGCCTGATCCGCAGCGTGAGCGGCGAGCGCGGGACGGTCGACATCGACGTCGATCTCGGCGTGCGCTTCGACTACGGCAGCGCGTTGCCGTGGTGCCGCCGCTTGGGCCGTCGTTGGCGGATGATGACGGGCGGCGACGCGATGTGGCTCGACACCGACGCGAAGCTCGACGTGCGGAGCGACCGGCTCGTCGGCACGCACCAGGTCGCGGCGGGCGCACGCGTCGATTTCTGCATCAGCTACGCGCGCTCGTTCGACCAGCCGCCGGCCGTGCCCGATCCGCATGCGTCGCTGCGCGACACGCACGCGTTCTGGCGCGTCTGGTCCGATTGCAACGCCGCCCGAGGCCCGTATCGCGACGCGATCGAGCGCGCGTTGATCACGGTCAGGCTGTTGTCGAGCGTGCGCACCGGCGGGATCGTCGCCGCGCCCACCAGTTCGCTGCCCGAGCGCTTCGGCGGCGAGCGCAACTGGGATTACCGGTTCTGCTGGTTGCGCGACGCGAGCTTCACGCTGCGCGCGCTGGTGCGCTGCGGCTACCGCGACGAGGCCGCGAAGTGGCGCGACTGGCTGGTGCGCGCGATCGCCGATCATCCGTCGCAGCTGCAGGTGCTGTACGCGGCCGACGGCGGCCGCCGCGCGGCGGAGTGGCGCGCCGAGCACCTCGCCGGATACGAAGGCGCGCGGCCGGTGCGCTTCGGCAACGCGGCGGCCAACCAGTTGCAGCTCGACGTGTACGGCGAGGTGCTCGGCGCGCTGTACCAGGCGCGCCGGCACGGCCTGCCGCCCGACGACGACGCGTGGATGCTCGAACGGCGCCTGCTCGAACATCTCGCGACGATCTGGCGCGAGCCGGACGAAGGCATCTGGGAAGTGCGCAGCGGCCGGCACCGGTTTACGTCGTCGAAGGTGATGGTGTGGACCGCCGTCGAAAGCGCATATCGCTCCGCGCAGACGTTCGGCCATCATGCGCCGCTCGACGTGTGGCGGCGCTGGGCCGACGCGGTGCGCGCCGACGTGCTGGCGCGCGGCTACCACGCGAAGCTCGGCCGCTTCGTCGACCGCTACGACGGCGACGGGCTCGACGTGAGCCTGTTGCTGATTCCGCTGACGGGGATGCTCGATGCGTCCGACCCGCGCGTCGTTGCGACGGTTGCCGCGATCGAGCGGGAGCTGATGGAGGACGGCCTGCCGTTCCGCTATCGGCCGCAACATTTCGCGGACGGCTGCGAGGGCGACGAGGGCGCGTTCGTCGCGGCCGGTTTCTGGCTCACGCAGGTTTACCGGATGCAGGGCCGCGACGACGATGCGCATGCGCAGTTCGAGCGGCTGCTGCGGCTGCGCAACGACGTCGGGCTGCTGGCGGAGGAGTACGACCTGCATGCGCGGCGCATGTGCGGGAATTTTCCGTTCACGCTCGCACACGTCGGGCTCGTGAACGCGGCGCTCGCGTTGCAGGGCGACGGCCGCGACGACGTCGATATCGGCTGA
- a CDS encoding SDR family oxidoreductase has product MKTVAITGASAGVGRATAHAFARLGVNVALLARDSGALEDAASEVRAYGVDALPVAVDVSDAAALDAAAERIERELGPLDVWVNNAMVTVFAPFDEISPEDYARVTDVTYLGCVNGTRAALARMVARNRGTIVQVGSALAYRSIPLQAPYCGAKHAIRGFTDALRCELLHARSRVRVTMVQLPAIDTPQFDWAESKLPHEPRPVAPVYAPEVAADAIVDAARHPGRERWVGWSSLAAIVANALAPACFDRYLAYTAVRGQQRKTLAGPRESNLWRTVPGRHATRGAFGAEARRTGADAGLGTTRALAYGAIAAMLAAAWVAARKIDR; this is encoded by the coding sequence GTGAAGACCGTCGCGATTACCGGCGCGAGCGCCGGCGTCGGCCGCGCGACTGCCCATGCGTTCGCGCGCCTTGGTGTCAACGTCGCGCTGCTTGCACGCGATTCGGGGGCGCTGGAGGACGCCGCGAGCGAAGTGCGCGCCTATGGCGTCGACGCGCTGCCCGTCGCCGTGGACGTCAGCGACGCGGCGGCGCTCGATGCGGCAGCCGAACGTATCGAGCGCGAACTCGGCCCGCTCGACGTGTGGGTCAACAATGCGATGGTGACGGTGTTCGCGCCGTTCGACGAGATCTCCCCGGAAGACTATGCGCGCGTGACCGACGTTACCTATCTGGGCTGCGTCAACGGCACGCGCGCCGCGCTCGCTCGGATGGTCGCGCGCAATCGCGGCACGATCGTGCAGGTCGGCTCCGCACTCGCATACCGGTCGATTCCGCTGCAGGCGCCGTACTGCGGCGCAAAGCACGCGATCCGCGGCTTCACCGACGCGCTCCGTTGCGAGCTTCTGCATGCGCGCAGCCGCGTGCGCGTGACGATGGTGCAGTTGCCCGCGATCGATACGCCGCAGTTCGACTGGGCCGAATCGAAGTTGCCGCACGAACCGCGCCCGGTCGCACCCGTCTACGCGCCGGAAGTCGCGGCCGACGCGATCGTCGACGCCGCACGGCATCCGGGCCGCGAGCGCTGGGTGGGCTGGTCGTCGCTGGCCGCGATCGTCGCGAATGCGCTCGCGCCCGCCTGTTTCGACCGCTATCTCGCATATACGGCCGTGCGCGGCCAGCAACGCAAGACGCTCGCCGGCCCGCGCGAGTCGAACCTGTGGCGTACGGTGCCGGGCCGTCATGCGACGCGCGGCGCGTTCGGGGCCGAAGCACGCCGCACCGGCGCGGACGCCGGGCTCGGCACAACCCGCGCGCTCGCGTATGGCGCGATTGCCGCGATGCTCGCCGCCGCGTGGGTCGCCGCGCGCAAGATCGACCGGTGA
- the coxB gene encoding cytochrome c oxidase subunit II, with protein sequence MVCSAVAACTVAPALAHAASVSVSDPSSAPAGPLPLAYVAHAAGPAARPVFVLGWALLALCTFVCVAIAVLLLIALFRRRAQPGGGHGSGLTIVTVGTAISIVLLFGALVYMLRVLGAVASPPRAPALTIVVTAHDWWWSVRYPDDAGGAAFVTANEIHVPVGEPVAIDLKSADVIHAFWVPQLAGKTQTIPGQTNHQWLQADRAGVYRGQCSQYCGAQHAHMAFEVVAESPDAFRAWLAAQRQPPPAPAAGAERRGQRVFAARCAGCHTVRGTDAAGDAGPDLTHLGSRRLLAAGTLDNTPDNLRRWIAQAQQIKPRTLMPSFALAPRDADDLAAYLATLH encoded by the coding sequence ATGGTTTGCAGCGCCGTCGCCGCGTGCACCGTCGCGCCGGCGCTCGCGCACGCCGCGTCAGTGTCCGTGTCCGATCCGTCGAGCGCCCCGGCCGGCCCGTTGCCGCTCGCATACGTCGCGCATGCGGCGGGCCCCGCTGCGCGGCCGGTGTTCGTGCTGGGCTGGGCGCTGCTTGCGCTATGCACGTTCGTGTGCGTCGCGATCGCGGTGCTGCTGCTGATCGCGCTGTTTCGCCGCCGCGCGCAGCCGGGCGGCGGCCACGGCAGCGGGCTGACGATCGTGACGGTCGGAACCGCGATCTCGATCGTGCTGCTGTTCGGCGCGCTGGTGTACATGCTGCGCGTACTCGGCGCGGTCGCGTCTCCGCCGCGCGCGCCCGCGCTGACGATCGTCGTGACCGCACACGACTGGTGGTGGTCGGTCCGCTATCCGGACGACGCAGGCGGCGCCGCGTTCGTCACCGCGAACGAGATTCATGTTCCCGTCGGCGAGCCGGTCGCGATCGACCTGAAGAGCGCCGACGTGATCCACGCATTCTGGGTGCCGCAACTGGCCGGCAAGACGCAGACGATCCCCGGCCAGACCAACCATCAGTGGCTGCAGGCCGATCGCGCCGGCGTCTATCGCGGGCAATGCTCGCAATACTGCGGCGCGCAGCATGCGCACATGGCGTTCGAAGTGGTGGCCGAGTCGCCCGATGCGTTTCGCGCGTGGCTCGCCGCCCAGCGGCAACCGCCGCCGGCTCCGGCAGCCGGCGCCGAACGGCGCGGCCAGCGCGTATTCGCCGCGCGCTGCGCGGGCTGCCACACGGTGCGCGGCACCGACGCGGCGGGCGACGCCGGCCCGGACCTGACGCATCTCGGCTCGCGCCGGCTGCTCGCCGCCGGCACGCTCGACAACACGCCCGACAACCTGCGGCGCTGGATCGCACAGGCGCAGCAGATCAAGCCGCGGACGCTGATGCCGTCGTTCGCGCTCGCGCCGCGCGACGCCGACGATCTCGCCGCGTATCTCGCCACGCTGCACTGA